The following proteins come from a genomic window of Paramisgurnus dabryanus chromosome 19, PD_genome_1.1, whole genome shotgun sequence:
- the edn2 gene encoding endothelin-2 produces the protein MAFSVQTTLFISATLCILQHGFGYPLSEQSEASKNRSIFKRVRSKRCSCNSWLDKECIYFCHLDIIWINTPSKITPYGLGSNISRRRRSLGRCECATPADRTCSSFCNTSSDMVIMTQLNGRSNDMDRKNDLLSSLRKAAKENLMMTSRSVLLKKKLRAKNLLIS, from the exons ATGGCTTTCTCTGTGCAGACCACTTTGTTCATCTCTGCCACACTATGTATCCTGCAACATG GGTTTGGATATCCACTTTCTGAACAGTCCGAAGCATCCAAAAATCGATCTATTTTCAAACGGGTTCGGAGCAAACGCTGCTCCTGTAACAGCTGGTTGGACAAGGAATGTATTTATTTCTGCCATTTGGACATCATCTGGATCAACACACCAAG TAAAATCACCCCCTACGGTCTGGGAAGTAATATATCCCGCCGTCGCCGTTCATTGGGTCGCTGTGAATGTGCAACCCCAGCTGACCGCACCTGCTCCAGTTTCTGCAACACCAG TTCAGATATGGTTATCATGACCCAACTTAATGGCCGTTCAAATGACATGGACAGGAAGAATGACCTACTTTCATCTCTAAG GAAGGCGGCTAAAGAAAACCTCATGATGACATCACGTTCTGTGTTACTGAAAAAGAAACTCAGAGCCAAGAATCTCTTGATCAGTTAG